CCGCCTCCACCGTCAGCGCGGACGCCAGGTTCTTCGGCGAATGGAACTGGTCCCAGTCGCGCTCGTCGACGAATTCGCGCACGATCTCCCGTAGCCGGGCGAGGTCGCCAAATGCCGAATCATTTGCCATAATCGTGCTCCAATACAAGTGTCCCTTGTGGGACGGCCATGATACAGCGGTCGCCTCCCCGAAGGCGCTGATAACGCTACCAAACCAGACGATGAACAAACCAGAAACCCTTCGCAACCGTGGCAGCGGCCGCGTCACCCTGTCCGAGGTGGCGGCGCGGGCCGGCGTCGGGACCATGACGGTGTCGCGCGCGATCAACCAGCCGGAACTGGTGTCGGCCGCACTGCGCGCGCGCGTCGAGGAGGCCGTGGCGGCGCTGGGCTACGTGCCCAACCGCGCCGCCCGCGCGCTGGCCTCGAGCCAGTCGAAGGTGATCGTGGTGCTGGTGCCGTCGCTGTCGAACGCCGTGTTCACCGAGGTCCTCGCCGGCATCCAGGATGCCCTGGAAAAGGATGACTACCAGATCCTGATCGGCAATACCCGCTACTCGGATGCCGAGGAAGAAAAGCTTCTCAATATTTACCTGCAGTCGAACCCGGACGGCGTACTGCTGTCGGGCCTCACGCACAGCAAGCAGGTGACGAAGATCCTGGCCTCGTCGAAACTGCCGGTGGTGTCGATGATGGATCTCGGCAGTTCGCCGGACGCGCTGTCGGTCGGCTTCTCCCAGCTCGAGGCCGGCTACACCATGACCCGCTACCTCATCGACAAGGGGTACAAGCGCATCGGCTTCATGGGCGCCCAACGCGACGAGCGTACGCTGAAGCGGGCCGAGGGCTACCGCCGCGCCTTGCAGGAAGCCGGCCTGTACGACCCGCAGCTCGAGACCATGGTGGCCGACCCGTCCACCATCGCGCTCGGCGCCGAACTGCTGGGGCGCATGCTGTCCGTGACACCCGACTGCGACGCCATCTTCTGCTGTAACGATGACCTGGCCCAGGGCGCGATCTTCCAGTGCCAGCGGCGCGGCATCGCCGTACCCGGCCGACTCGCCATCTGCGGCTTCAATGACCTGCCGGTGTCGGCCTGGATGAATCCGTCCCTGTCCACCATCGCCACGCCGCGCTACCGCGTCGGTTTCGAAGCGGCGCAGCTGCTGCGCGCCGTCATCCGCGGCGAGACCCCCGCCCTTACCCGCGTCGACCTCGGCTTCACCCTGATGGCGCGCGAGAGCGCCTGATCTTCCTTCCCGGCCGCTTCCCACGGGAGCGGCCGCGGCATCGCCCACTCCCTGTGCTGCGCCGCAGCATGGAAACTGCTTTACAAAACCATCGATCGGCGTAGACTCGCCACGTCTGATAGCGCTACCAAATTTATCATGATCTATCATCAGCCCGTCAATCAAATCATCGCCCCATCCCCGTCCGCCGAACCGGCCCGCTGGGTCGTCATGGGCGTCTCCGGCTGCGGCAAGAGCGAAGTCGGACAACGGCTGGCGCAGGCGCTGGGCGTGCGCTTCCTCGAAGGCGACGCCTACCACAGCGCATCGAACGTGGCCAAGATGGCTTCCGGGATTCCCCTCGACGACAACGACCGCGCCGACTGGCTGCATACCCTGCAGGCCGAGATCGCCGCTGCCCGTACGCGCGGCGAAGGCCTGGTGCTGGCCTGTTCGGCCCTCAAGCGCCGTTACCGCGACCTGCTGCGCGCCGCCGACCCCGGCCTGCGCTTTGCCCACCTGAGCGGCCCGCGCGAGCTGATCGCCCAGCGCATGCTGGCGCGGACTGCCCACTACATGCCGGCCTCGCTGCTCGACAGCCAGCTGCGCGACCTCGAACCCCTGCAGCAGGACGAAGCCGGCCTGCTGCTCGACATCAGCAAGCCGCTCGCGGCGCTCACCGAAGAGATTCTTCACCCCGAGGGTCGCTAGAACCCATTCATCAACACAACAAAGGAGACAAGCATGGCATCAACCAGAAACCAAGGGATTCCCCGGCGCCGCTGGGGCATCGGCGCGCTGCTCGGCGTAGGCGTCCTCATCAACTACATCGACCGCATCGGCCTGTCGGTCGCGGCGCCCCAGATCAAGGACGTGTTCCATCTGAGCGCCGTCGAACTGGGCTTGCTGTTCTCCGCCTTCGCGTGGTCGTATTCGCTGCTGCAGATTCCGGTGGGGATGGTGCTGGACCGCTTCGGTCCGACCCGGGTCGGACGCTGGGGCGCCTTCCTGTGGGGCA
This window of the Massilia sp. WG5 genome carries:
- a CDS encoding LacI family DNA-binding transcriptional regulator translates to MNKPETLRNRGSGRVTLSEVAARAGVGTMTVSRAINQPELVSAALRARVEEAVAALGYVPNRAARALASSQSKVIVVLVPSLSNAVFTEVLAGIQDALEKDDYQILIGNTRYSDAEEEKLLNIYLQSNPDGVLLSGLTHSKQVTKILASSKLPVVSMMDLGSSPDALSVGFSQLEAGYTMTRYLIDKGYKRIGFMGAQRDERTLKRAEGYRRALQEAGLYDPQLETMVADPSTIALGAELLGRMLSVTPDCDAIFCCNDDLAQGAIFQCQRRGIAVPGRLAICGFNDLPVSAWMNPSLSTIATPRYRVGFEAAQLLRAVIRGETPALTRVDLGFTLMARESA
- a CDS encoding gluconokinase, with translation MGVSGCGKSEVGQRLAQALGVRFLEGDAYHSASNVAKMASGIPLDDNDRADWLHTLQAEIAAARTRGEGLVLACSALKRRYRDLLRAADPGLRFAHLSGPRELIAQRMLARTAHYMPASLLDSQLRDLEPLQQDEAGLLLDISKPLAALTEEILHPEGR